A part of Diprion similis isolate iyDipSimi1 chromosome 12, iyDipSimi1.1, whole genome shotgun sequence genomic DNA contains:
- the LOC124413222 gene encoding uncharacterized protein LOC124413222 isoform X2, translating to MLRPADISTKHTRHGRTLTRFNLTLANFIVSEMKFTWILYILSCALFVANCAPTTENPSLDVDGSELKKVGKDGAAAEEEERQETLDDVVDLGSEGGAELPILPPIILIDFTNGTNLTSEEKSKRTINGNLGYGFQSNNILSGKYNYYLPAGKTGTKVSIEESISPFLPTTIIEKVNDAGPYSNLFGSPVQSHNQPRANPVTPLAFGQRTKLQKTNSQSFQSFSGFGATQKPNYVSYSTPRPDANYATPKPQSYSDHGQTTVLSALGGNSPKYSFENGVRYEHKIVWKYPDGMVSEVGPSSYDGSYSGYSSPTKISLTSNYPKSDGNGYSASSGGIYSQKPATFPNSEDSDEGDSKANQFVSSASISSSNPGYFGSPSQATQPSLKFGYQNTYSASSGQSGSLGKPGVQDTKPVSSYPVDSPQPEYPPLQSYSIGQDFEALDSQRTGTYTFQQPSNPGSDSLPGKTPSTTVLSKYKPQVQQYLKKALGLEGAGKSQEYQTTATGPSTSSSSSPSSLQYSSLLDYNPSLSQYISNPASILNAQPTFVQAGNSLIPVIILRVDGVAPIQPKATPNINLKALLQKYLTQYAQTVTNLAKSQGYDQGYEVPDTQGSSGPELYDLGRLTQSLSQLRQGSNFKQNFAHNFAQSIAGQSYQPSTLSSQSSYGEFEKGEYSNLQNAKYVAPRKHKVKNVEIIDDPRFTTYKVKN from the exons ATGCTGCGTCCAGCCGACATCAGTACCAAACACACGAGACACGGGCGAACGCTCACACGGTTTAACTTAACTCTTGCGAATTTCATTGTATCTGAGATGAAATTCACGTGGATATTATAC ATATTATCCTGCGCGTTGTTCGTCGCTAATTGCGCACCAACTACGGAGAATCCATCGCTGGACGTTGACGGCTCcgagttgaaaaaagttggcaAGGATGGCGCAgctgcagaagaagaagagcgtcAGGAAACCCTCGATGACGTCGTGGACCTTGGAAGCGAAGGAGGAGCCGAGCTGCCGATCCTGCCGCCGATAATCCTGATCGACTTTACGAACGGGACGAACTTGACGAGCGAGGAAAAGTCAAAGCGAACAATAAACGGGAACCTGGGCTACGGCTTCCAGTCTAACAACATACTGTCAGGAAAGTACAACTATTACCTGCCAGCCGGAAAAACCGGGACAAAAGTCAGCATCGAGGAATCTATCAGCCCTTTTCTACCGACTACCATAATCGAGAAGGTGAACGATGCAGGTCCCTACTCCAATCTGTTCGGCAGTCCTGTGCAATCTCATAATCAGCCGAGAGCCAACCCCGTGACGCCCTTGGCCTTCGGACAACGGACCAAACTCCAGAAGACGAATAGTCAGAGCTTCCAATCGTTTTCGGGGTTCGGCGCAACCCAGAAACCGAACTATGTTAGCTACTCCACACCCAGACCCGA CGCAAACTACGCGACTCCGAAGCCTCAGAGCTACTCGGACCATGGTCAGACGACGGTGCTGTCAGCCTTGGGAGGAAACTCGCCGAAGTACAGTTTCGAGAATGGAGTTAGATACGAGCACAAAATTGTCTGGAAGTATCCGGACGGCATGGTGTCCGAGGTCGGGCCGAGTTCCTACGACGGTTCGTACTCGGGGTATTCGAGCCCCACGAAGATCAGCTTAACCTCGAACTACCCGAAGTCGGACGGCAACGGATACTCCGCAAGCTCCGGGGGCATTTACTCTCAGAAACCGGCAACTTTTCCCAATAGCGAGGATTCCGACGAGGGGGACTCAAAGGCGAACCAATTCGTGTCCTCGGCTTCGATATCCAGCAGTAATCCAGGTTACTTTGGATCACCTTCGCAGGCCACACAACCCTCGCTGAAATTCGGTTACCAGAATACTTACTCGGCTAGCAGTGGCCAAAGTGGAAGTCTCGGCAAGCCGGGTGTCCAGGACACGAAACCCGTCTCCAGCTATCCTGTCGACAGTCCTCAGCCGGAGTATCCGCCTCTGCAGAGCTACTCGATTGGCCAAGACTTCGAAGCATTGGATAGCCAACGAACCGGCACCTACACCTTCCAGCAGCCCTCGAATCCAGGGTCTGATTCTCTACCTGGTAAAACACCCTCGACTACTGTTCTGTCCAAATACAAACCGCAGGTCCAGCAGTACTTGAAGAAGGCTCTCGGCCTCGAAGGAGCTGGAAAGAGTCAAGAGTACCAGACGACAGCCACGGGaccgtcgacgtcgtcgtcgtcgtcgccgtccAGCCTGCAATACTCGAGTCTGCTGGATTATAACCCGTCGTTATCTCAGTACATCAGTAATCCGGCTTCGATTCTGAACGCCCAGCCAACTTTCGTTCAGGCTGGTAATTCCTTGATTCCGGTCATCATTCTGAGGGTCGACGGCGTCGCACCGATCCAGCCAAAAGCCACGCCGAATATCAATCTCAAGGCGCTTTTGCAGAAGTATCTTACTCAGTACGCGCAAACTGTGACAAACTTGGCCAAGAGTCAGGGATACGATCAGGGCTATGAGGTTCCGGATACTCAGGGGTCTTCGGGCCCCGAGCTTTACGATCTGGGTCGGCTGACCCAAAGTTTGAGTCAGCTCAGACAAGgctcgaatttcaaacaaaattttgcTCACAATTTTGCGCAGAGCATCGCTGGtcaaagttaccaaccaagtACTTTATCGAGTCAGTCAAGCTacggagaatttgaaaaaggcGAATACAGTAACTTGCAAAACGCAAAGTACGTAGCTCCGCGGAAACATAAAGTCAAAAACGTGGAGATAATAGACGATCCAAGATTCACAACgtacaaagtaaaaaattga
- the LOC124413222 gene encoding uncharacterized protein LOC124413222 isoform X1: MLRPADISTKHTRHGRTLTRFNLTLANFIVSEMKFTWILYILSCALFVANCAPTTENPSLDVDGSELKKVGKDGAAAEEEERQETLDDVVDLGSEGGAELPILPPIILIDFTNGTNLTSEEKSKRTINGNLGYGFQSNNILSGKYNYYLPAGKTGTKVSIEESISPFLPTTIIEKVNDAGPYSNLFGSPVQSHNQPRANPVTPLAFGQRTKLQKTNSQSFQSFSGFGATQKPNYVSYSTPRPEFQSNIYPVAPVGLGSYGNQASGFNGFTSPRPPVYNNPSPQTQYQYQNQKTYNSPIQNYDSFLPTPGPTISANYATPKPQSYSDHGQTTVLSALGGNSPKYSFENGVRYEHKIVWKYPDGMVSEVGPSSYDGSYSGYSSPTKISLTSNYPKSDGNGYSASSGGIYSQKPATFPNSEDSDEGDSKANQFVSSASISSSNPGYFGSPSQATQPSLKFGYQNTYSASSGQSGSLGKPGVQDTKPVSSYPVDSPQPEYPPLQSYSIGQDFEALDSQRTGTYTFQQPSNPGSDSLPGKTPSTTVLSKYKPQVQQYLKKALGLEGAGKSQEYQTTATGPSTSSSSSPSSLQYSSLLDYNPSLSQYISNPASILNAQPTFVQAGNSLIPVIILRVDGVAPIQPKATPNINLKALLQKYLTQYAQTVTNLAKSQGYDQGYEVPDTQGSSGPELYDLGRLTQSLSQLRQGSNFKQNFAHNFAQSIAGQSYQPSTLSSQSSYGEFEKGEYSNLQNAKYVAPRKHKVKNVEIIDDPRFTTYKVKN; the protein is encoded by the exons ATGCTGCGTCCAGCCGACATCAGTACCAAACACACGAGACACGGGCGAACGCTCACACGGTTTAACTTAACTCTTGCGAATTTCATTGTATCTGAGATGAAATTCACGTGGATATTATAC ATATTATCCTGCGCGTTGTTCGTCGCTAATTGCGCACCAACTACGGAGAATCCATCGCTGGACGTTGACGGCTCcgagttgaaaaaagttggcaAGGATGGCGCAgctgcagaagaagaagagcgtcAGGAAACCCTCGATGACGTCGTGGACCTTGGAAGCGAAGGAGGAGCCGAGCTGCCGATCCTGCCGCCGATAATCCTGATCGACTTTACGAACGGGACGAACTTGACGAGCGAGGAAAAGTCAAAGCGAACAATAAACGGGAACCTGGGCTACGGCTTCCAGTCTAACAACATACTGTCAGGAAAGTACAACTATTACCTGCCAGCCGGAAAAACCGGGACAAAAGTCAGCATCGAGGAATCTATCAGCCCTTTTCTACCGACTACCATAATCGAGAAGGTGAACGATGCAGGTCCCTACTCCAATCTGTTCGGCAGTCCTGTGCAATCTCATAATCAGCCGAGAGCCAACCCCGTGACGCCCTTGGCCTTCGGACAACGGACCAAACTCCAGAAGACGAATAGTCAGAGCTTCCAATCGTTTTCGGGGTTCGGCGCAACCCAGAAACCGAACTATGTTAGCTACTCCACACCCAGACCCGAGTTCCAATCGAACATCTATCCTGTTGCTCCGGTTGGTCTCGGAAGCTACGGCAACCAGGCCTCCGGATTCAACGGCTTCACCAGCCCGCGACCGCCGGTCTACAACAACCCTTCCCCTCAGACCCAGTACCAGTACCAGAACCAGAAGACGTACAACTCGCCGATTCAAAACTACGATTCATTCCTGCCGACGCCGGGACCAACGATCAGCGCAAACTACGCGACTCCGAAGCCTCAGAGCTACTCGGACCATGGTCAGACGACGGTGCTGTCAGCCTTGGGAGGAAACTCGCCGAAGTACAGTTTCGAGAATGGAGTTAGATACGAGCACAAAATTGTCTGGAAGTATCCGGACGGCATGGTGTCCGAGGTCGGGCCGAGTTCCTACGACGGTTCGTACTCGGGGTATTCGAGCCCCACGAAGATCAGCTTAACCTCGAACTACCCGAAGTCGGACGGCAACGGATACTCCGCAAGCTCCGGGGGCATTTACTCTCAGAAACCGGCAACTTTTCCCAATAGCGAGGATTCCGACGAGGGGGACTCAAAGGCGAACCAATTCGTGTCCTCGGCTTCGATATCCAGCAGTAATCCAGGTTACTTTGGATCACCTTCGCAGGCCACACAACCCTCGCTGAAATTCGGTTACCAGAATACTTACTCGGCTAGCAGTGGCCAAAGTGGAAGTCTCGGCAAGCCGGGTGTCCAGGACACGAAACCCGTCTCCAGCTATCCTGTCGACAGTCCTCAGCCGGAGTATCCGCCTCTGCAGAGCTACTCGATTGGCCAAGACTTCGAAGCATTGGATAGCCAACGAACCGGCACCTACACCTTCCAGCAGCCCTCGAATCCAGGGTCTGATTCTCTACCTGGTAAAACACCCTCGACTACTGTTCTGTCCAAATACAAACCGCAGGTCCAGCAGTACTTGAAGAAGGCTCTCGGCCTCGAAGGAGCTGGAAAGAGTCAAGAGTACCAGACGACAGCCACGGGaccgtcgacgtcgtcgtcgtcgtcgccgtccAGCCTGCAATACTCGAGTCTGCTGGATTATAACCCGTCGTTATCTCAGTACATCAGTAATCCGGCTTCGATTCTGAACGCCCAGCCAACTTTCGTTCAGGCTGGTAATTCCTTGATTCCGGTCATCATTCTGAGGGTCGACGGCGTCGCACCGATCCAGCCAAAAGCCACGCCGAATATCAATCTCAAGGCGCTTTTGCAGAAGTATCTTACTCAGTACGCGCAAACTGTGACAAACTTGGCCAAGAGTCAGGGATACGATCAGGGCTATGAGGTTCCGGATACTCAGGGGTCTTCGGGCCCCGAGCTTTACGATCTGGGTCGGCTGACCCAAAGTTTGAGTCAGCTCAGACAAGgctcgaatttcaaacaaaattttgcTCACAATTTTGCGCAGAGCATCGCTGGtcaaagttaccaaccaagtACTTTATCGAGTCAGTCAAGCTacggagaatttgaaaaaggcGAATACAGTAACTTGCAAAACGCAAAGTACGTAGCTCCGCGGAAACATAAAGTCAAAAACGTGGAGATAATAGACGATCCAAGATTCACAACgtacaaagtaaaaaattga
- the LOC124413227 gene encoding adhesive plaque matrix protein-like: MKSYAILALCFAVALGEKKINLEDIERDNLKSEEQSEEENVRPNQLKYNSENPESKAQYQYQTEARSAGSQPSHEIKYLVQPEAYSQDLQAYQHQQQLLAQAPQQFYNPASYQAEAYQSPKIAPQISYQSQVIDGLSYQPEISVGNQIQSYQQKYAAQKFSQGISKASDYTNQQQLLYFPTSASSGLGSKSQVQPLLHRLATQAAQNVKLPATYIPPLGQPSKISYQPQTQIKYVYEPQYVQPEKSTYEPKETEKFAYVVPQAYSSAQAYPGLTYTPQSPIYTTVPKVAYTQAYYVQPQSSQYYQRPTYTPSLASQGNTLSYTNSQPFYVTPKLAEHLAAQISEQQTSHSIAQSYAKIPQEPRYTLSVPEVPAQNFKSEQITQLRPVFSGNLQSDNHIHYSSGPKSLLDSYTPSHVIAAQDSERYRERPLRLESGFLPSKGSYAHFYTQKRKSE, translated from the exons ATG AAATCCTACGCGATCCTAGCTTTATGCTTCGCTGTTGCCCTCGgcgaaaaaaagataaatctCGAAGACATAGAGAGGGACAATCTCAAGTCAGAAGAGCAGTCCGAAGAGGAGAATGTCCGACCAAACCAGCTCAAGTACAACTCGGAGAATCCTGAGAGCAAGGCTCAGTATCAGTATCAGACCGAAGCTCGGTCAGCCGGTAGTCAGCCGTCTCACGAAATTAAGTATCTG GTACAACCAGAAGCGTACAGCCAGGATCTGCAAGCTTACCAACACCAGCAGCAACTATTGGCGCAAGCTCCTCAGCAATTCTACAATCCCGCCAGCTATCAAGCGGAAGCTTACCAGTCTCCGAAAATCGCACCTCAAATATCGTACCAGTCTCAAGTGATCGATGGATTGTCTTACCAGCCCgagatatcggtgggtaaccaGATCCAAAGCTACCAGCAAAAATACGCGGCGCAGAAATTTTCCCAGGGAATTAGCAAAG CCAGCGATTACACGAATCAGCAGCAGCTGCTTTACTTCCCAACTTCCGCAAGCTCTGGATTGGGCTCCAAGAGTCAAGTGCAACCGCTTCTTCACCGTCTTGCGACGCAAGCCGCACAAAACGTGAAACTGCCTGCCACCTACATTCCACCCTTGGGCCAACCGTCGAAAATCTCCTACCAACCGCAAACGCAAATTAAATACGTCTATGAACCGCAGTATGTGCAGCCTGAGAAATCGACGTACGAACCAAAG GAGACGGAAAAATTCGCGTACGTCGTTCCGCAAGCTTACTCATCGGCGCAAGCCTACCCCGGACTAACTTACACCCCGCAAAGTCCGATTTACACCACTGTGCCCAAGGTGGCCTACACCCAAGCTTACTACGTCCAGCCTCAGTCGAGCCAATACTACCAAAGACCTACTTACACACCCTCTCTCGCGAGCCAAGGCAACACCCTGAGCTACACTAACAGCCAACCCTTCTACGTCACCCCCAAGCTGGCCGAGCACTTGGCAGCCCAGATTTCGGAGCAGCAAACATCTCACAGTATCGCCCAAAGCTACGCCAAG ATTCCACAGGAGCCACGCTACACTCTGAGTGTACCTGAAGTTCCTGCTCAGAACTTCAAGAGTGAACAAATCACTCAGCTGCGACCGGTTTTCTCAGGAAACTTACAGTCGGATAACCATATTCACTATTCATCCGGGCCAAAATCCCTGCTGGATTCTTACACGCCGAGTCACGTGATTGCAGCACAAGATAGTGAGAG GTACCGAGAGAGGCCGCTGCGCCTGGAGAGTGGATTTTTACCGTCGAAGGGATCGTACGCTCACTTTTACACCCAAAAGCGaaaatctgaataa